The region AGGAAAAAGCTGGAGTGATTCGGTACAAAATTTTacaaagggggtcatcgggtagaaaacaATCAGCAAATTCtaatttttccaaatttgcaATACAAATTTGCCGCAATAAGAGAAAGCTTTTGCAttttatgaccttaatcttaaccattttgttgtttttaactcCGCCCTCAaggaccgtcccaccaccagatcaTCTGCTTACCCCCTATTGTTGATTCCCAAGCGATGCAAAAGCGAGTCTCACAGGGCATCGTTTTTCAACCGTATCGTTCCACTGTGGAATCAACTTCCTCTCACAATTAGATCGACTGTCATGCAACAtgtcctcttttaagagccagctctctgagtggtacaagaacaaactagaggagagttttgatccttacaacacatgctcttgggttacatgttgccagtgttctggttgtaggcttgtgtaggttttttgggtgtttttttttgacacatttctttttgggagggggagggggtgtcctcattgttttgatccttggtgggactgtcctagaggtgctttgcacctgttagtccttgcctttccctggtgcaaaattttatctatacttctttttttttgtatgtacttttgaatattcatgtgcaatatattttgatgttatattataattattgtatataccagtgataaagtgtaataaataaataaaataataatttatggCATTTTATGGCAGCTGGTACTTATCGAAACGTTTGCTCATAAGTGtgttatgaaaaaaaatattctaAATTAAAACGTCTATTTGTCTATTAGAGgaatgaattatgaataaaaAAAGTTACTTCCTAAATTGGCTGTTGACTTCTTATTGCAAATGTCAGCatataaatatatttctaatttatCGTGATGAAGTCAGCAGGCTGTGTATACACTTGTTTTACTGGCACGTAAGCGCTAAATGTTATTAGGTCCGGGCTGGGTATGGATGCGAGGATGCTCGCCTTTGAGAGTGGTGATAATACTTAATGGCGGTACAGATGATGACAAGATcattttaaccccctggacactactggtcatctaacagcatttctgattggttgataacttgacatgctcatttcaattgccaataatattatgactaggcttttggacacaatattcattttggccaatcggcaggtacttCTCTTGGGGTTAAGCAAGAGCTTTACTGTTAGCGATTCAAAGCTTGTCTTAATCAATGCAGAGAAAAACAATCTCATTTACGGCCAGTAGCAACACCAACTTTGTGAAGCACATCAGTCTTGTAGATCAAATCGTTTCTGTTCGCCTGTTTAAGCATCATCATCGGCGCAACAAACCATTTTGAAAAGAACTGCTGGTAGAAAGCTCCAAGGGTACTCCgatttccaaattttgaaaataccATGTCAATTGTCAGGTAAAATGGATCTAGCTAGTAATCTACACATTCTTCATGTAGTTGCCGTTAGCATTGTGACCATCTTGACTCTCGTTAGCAACGTGGCAACAATATTTAGTTTCATTAAAGTGAGCCTTCTGCGGCAGAAAACCagcaatttattgattttgaaccTCTCATGTGCTGACCTTGGGATAGGTCTAATTCAAATTTACCAGTTCCCTCTTATTGCTATGAATTTTTGGCCATATGGCAAATATGGATGTCAACTGTTAAACTTTCTGGGTGATCTGTTTTTCAGTGGTGGAATGGTAACAACTGTAGCAATAAGTATGGATCGATTTCTGCTTTTATCCCAGGAGTATCCCAAGTATCTGAGGATCCAATCCAAAAAGCGCATAATGTATATCATTGGTGGGATTTGGCTCTATGGTATTCTACTGGGAACCAGTGAAGTGATATTCTGGGATATGCTGATACCACCTGGATCACATGATTATTTTGACTTCAGCCAAGATTGCCGCTCACCGCCAAAGCATAACCTGAATTTCGCTCTTGTGTTGTTTATACTAGCTATATTTGGTCCACTCCTTGTGATCGAATCATTCAGTATTGCATTCCTAGTTCGGCTGGTAAGAAAATTGCGAAAACCAATGGTTCATCCTAGCAGCGACACAATGTCATCTCAAAATGCGAATCCAAGTTCAAATAGGTCTGCTGCAGGTCCAAGTGGTAGCTCTGCTGTACCAATGGATCATGGAGCAGCTATACCTAGGGATGAAGCTGATTCCAACAAGCGCTACAAGAAGGCAGCCATAGTGCTTGGTTCTATCGTATTGGTTGTCAACATTTGCACACTGCCATATGTATTGTATGCTCTCATCACCGTCTTTTGTCCTCAGTATAATAATGTGCACCTTCAAGACACACTGAGATATTTAGGTTACCTCAACTCCTGCATTAATCCATTTCTTTATGCAGCTACCATGATCAAGATACGTAAGTTTTACAAACGTGTCCTGTGCAACTCTTGGTGACTTTATTGCAAACACTTTTCAACATAAACTACTATTTGCAAAGACAGTTAATCCGTCGCGGGATCCGTCGCtcgcatcacatactgtcgtatctcacATTTTTGACTTTATCGAGATATTTGTCTTGATAACAAGACTAACAGTGTAACTTTATATTGTGCAGAAAATGTGGATATGGCACAGcttcatcatccctatatctccgtgtcaaaaattgccgtcaAGTACGGCGAATCctgtttttcaacagctacgcatggcgattttgttcgagataggccgagcgactcaggctaagcataacatttacacgatatgagataccacagagcctgccacagagtttctattctacgtttttacgatttgcgcatgatcagtaccccatatgatattgccattacaagaaaattgaatttgttgtcaggtaaaatccaggttttgtttccaatacactaactggaaatgcaatacactaattagctgtggatatattttactgcattttatccataacgattttgaaatcgttcatcaaaattgtgatatattcaactgtttgagaattacaattatataaaggaacacaatgTACATATCGACAcactatgccactttctttatctgcatcaataatagaataatgattttaatcgaattgaatacatctctccattttgagtttgacttcaccactgagcgatctagcgatcgatatctagccaatcagataggactccttttcttgcgttcggtgaaataccaattgcCCGTCGCTCACTAACGGAGTATtacgtttatatttataatacagggtgtcgacactccGATGGTGTTagatatagtttgcactatctttgCACTATTATTTCACATAATCTAGTTATATAGTCAACTGTCCAATTTGTGAAAGTAAAGTTTTACAATTAAAGTGTGTCCGGAGAAGTCATGGTCGTTCAACTTGTTTTTTCTTTAAATCAATTTTCGTTGTCTAAATTAGGCACATCTGTTTGACCTTGCAGTAAAACCTCATTTGATTCCATCTCGATGTCAGTAAATGTTGCCAATTCTATGAAAAGCAGCGAAAGGGCAAAGGCGTGGCGAATCTACAATTGACCTCCCAGTCCCGTGCCAAATGGCCtcggatttatttattttttcaataccTAGTGATGGATGGTTGTTCCGTCAactttataaacaaacaaaatacatccaACAATATCCAAAATCGGGATCCAAAGTTAAATAACTATATATTTTACTGAAACCTATTAAAGCCGTGGCAAACTATCTTATGTTATAAACttcactatactttgatcagctcgtaatcggctggatttgttaggcttttaccactacgccgaaaaagtagatccacgttaagaGATATATTGTTCATCTGGAAGATCTAAAATGTGCAATGCATgttgtgcatgttaaagaaagtagacaagtataggacttgaattaataatttgtgatttttctggcgaggtgtcacaagatattcccgccgattacgagctgatcaaagtataacccAATTTTCTCTGAATTTTCTAttcaaaatccatactccctctgcggATGACTgaagctaaatctttcacaggggtagtgtggatttcaaatggaatggcccaatacaaCTGTCTCAATAAAACTACTTTATAGA is a window of Amphiura filiformis chromosome 2, Afil_fr2py, whole genome shotgun sequence DNA encoding:
- the LOC140144172 gene encoding melanopsin-like, with translation MDLASNLHILHVVAVSIVTILTLVSNVATIFSFIKVSLLRQKTSNLLILNLSCADLGIGLIQIYQFPLIAMNFWPYGKYGCQLLNFLGDLFFSGGMVTTVAISMDRFLLLSQEYPKYLRIQSKKRIMYIIGGIWLYGILLGTSEVIFWDMLIPPGSHDYFDFSQDCRSPPKHNLNFALVLFILAIFGPLLVIESFSIAFLVRLVRKLRKPMVHPSSDTMSSQNANPSSNRSAAGPSGSSAVPMDHGAAIPRDEADSNKRYKKAAIVLGSIVLVVNICTLPYVLYALITVFCPQYNNVHLQDTLRYLGYLNSCINPFLYAATMIKIRKFYKRVLCNSW